GGCATTATAAGAAATCGTCTCAAGGTTGAGGCGACCATAGAGAACGCCCGGAGGTTTCTTGAAGTAAAGAAGGAGTTCGGATCTTTTGACAAGTATATCTGGCAATTCGTTGGCGGCAGGCCTGTCAGAAATAGTTGCAGGAAGCTTTCACAATTGCCGGCCCAGACAGAGATATCATGGGCAATGAGCCGGGACCTCAAAAAGCGAGGGTTCCGCTTTGTTGGTCCGACCATCTGCTATGCATTCATGCAGGCAGTGGGGATGGTGAATGATCATACAACAGACTGTTTCAGATATAAGCAGGTGTGAGTAACATGGATATAGGGATAGATAGTCTGTTCTACGAAAGAGTGGTAAAGATTATCAGAAGCATACCAGGCGGGAAGATCGCAACCTACGGGCAGATCGCCGATTACGCAGGGAACCCGAGGGCGGCTCGAGAGGTTGCATATATACTCCATTCAAGCTCTGACAAGGAAAAGTTACCGTGGCACCGTGTCATCAACAGTAAGGGCAGCATATCTTTGAAACGAGGTCGCGGTTACGAATTACAGAAGAAGATGCTGGAAGACGAAGGTGTGGTGTTCGATGATGAGGATCATGTTGATCTATTGCGCTTCCGCTGGCAGCCGTAACCGGACGCTTGTCCAATTGACTAACGGTCAAAATCCCCTATAATTCTTTATGGGTAAGAAGATAAGACGGTATATTCTATCCTGGCTCGTGGTGATAGCGATAGTGATGGTTCTTCGGGCAACCTTTGTTGAAGCGATGGTGATACCCAGCGGTTCAATGGAGAAGACGCTGCTTGTGGGTGACGCAGTGCTAGTTAATAGATTCATATACGGTGTAAAAATCCCTGTGCCATTTACGAACAAGCAGATTCCCATAATACGGGGACGGGATCCGAAGAGAGGAGAGATCATCGCATTTGCATCACCTTTCGAGAACAAGACCGTTGTCAAGAGATGCGTGGCAGTAGCAGGCGACACGGTTGAGGTCGTCAACAAAGCGCTTTACGTGAATGGAGAGTATTTACGCGAGTCTTATGCGCAGCACAGCGACCGGCGCGTTTTTCGAGGCGTCGAGGTTGACAACACCATCTACCAAAATGAATGGGAACAAGGTTCGCTCGGAGATATATTAGGCTTGCAGGTGAGGGATAATTTTGGCCCCGTCGTTGTTCCTGAGGATTGCGTATTTGCCATGGGCGACAACCGCGACACATCCTTTGATTCGCGCTTTTGGGGTCCGCTGCACACAAAGTACCTTAAGGGGTTACCTCTCTTTGTATTCTTCTCTTTTGATCCGGGGCAGGAGGGTGAGAATTTGTTTGATATAATCAAAATCTGGCAGTGGAAGGAGATACGCCTGACAAGGGTCGGTAAGGTCATGTAAGCCGGTAAGTCAATAACGATATTTTCCCGGGGCGGGGTAGCGCTGCGCTACCCCGCCCTTTTCTTTGGATCTTTTGAGACCTTCTATCACGCATTTCCCACTAAACCATTTTGCTGAATTGTTGTCTAATTCGCATAAATCAGTATAATCTGATTTGTCTATAAAATGAGCATGGACGGATTGTGCGAAGGAGATGGAAAATGAAGCAAAGGCAGGACAAAACTCGCTCGGATGGCTCGAAAAATGGAGAGAAATGCTGCAGGGTGGAATCGGTCATTTCGATCGACGACCGAGGTCAGATGATTTTGCCCAAGGAAATAAGGGAAAACGCCGATATTCAGGCTGGCAACAAATTCGCCGTAATATCGTGGGAAAAGAATGGCCGTGTGCTCTGTATTTCACTGATGCGTGTCGAGCAGCTTGCTGATTCATTACGAAGTGTCTTCATTCCACTGATAGAGGAATTTGATGGCAATACTGAAGAAAAAGGAGAAAAAAATGAAGGACAATGAGGTAAGGAAGGTAGTACGCAAGAGCTACGCCAAGACGGCGCAGCGTACATCATGTTGCGGTCCGCAGCCAGCTCAGCAGAGCAGTTGCTGCAGTGACGCAAAGAGCAAAAGCATGGGATATGATGAGCAGGACCTTGGGTCAGTGCCAGAGGGCGCCAATTTAGGTCTTGGCTGCGGTAATCCGGTCGCGATTGCCAGTTTGAAACCCGGTGATGCTGTACTCGATCTGGGCGCGGGTGCTGGGTTTGACTGTTTTCTGGCCGCAAAGAAGGTTGGTCCCGATGGCAGGGTCATTGGCGTTGATATGACACCGGAGATGATCGACAAGGCCAGGGAAAATGCCGAGAAGGGTCATTTCTCCAATGTGGAATTCAGGCTTGGTGAGATTGAGCACCTTCCAGTGGCCGATAATACGGTTGACGTCATCATATCAAACTGTGTCATTAATCTGGCGCCGAATAAACTCGAAGTAATGAAAGAAGCCTACCGCGTGCTCAAACCTGGCGGTCGGATTGCGATATCCGACCTGGCGTTACGTGGCGAGTTGCCGGAAAAGATAAAGGAAAACATGGTGGCTTATGTGAGTTGTGTTGCCGGTGCGATACATATCGACGACTACAAGAGCGCGGTCCGATCGGCTGGATTCAAGAACGTCGAGTTCAAGATCAATCAGGCAGCAAGCTGCGGTGAGCCACAGGATGATGAAGCAGCCAGGAATGCGCTCAAATTGACTACCGACGAATTCAAAACGCTGTCGGATGTTGTTGTTAGCGTTTACATTGAAGCCCGGAAATGATGTTAGGAAGAAACAGATTAGTGCAAGACATATTGTATAGCAAGGAGTAGACTAACATGCTTAAAAATATTGCCAGAAAGATGCCGTGTACGGAGGGTTTCCTTAAATGGGTGCTCCCGCGCGGCATCGTTGTCGGCTTGGCGCTGATTGCGAGCGTTTTTTTCATCGGCTACGCGCCAAGGATCGAGACCGGGGTTGTTGAATACAAAATGGTGACCGGTTGTAGGGAACATTGCTCACACGTTCTGATGCTGAAAACGGCGAGCAAAGCGGTGATGCTTGCGGAGGAAACTAATGATGCTGTGCTTCATGACACCGGTTTCTTTGTCATTGATGAGGAACTGGAGCATAGACTCTCCAGTTCCTACTCGGATATAAGGTACTGTATCTCGGTCAGAATACCAGGGTCTGATAACACAACCTGTTTGGCTGTCCCGCGGGAAATCTTTAACGGCCTCAGAACGAATTCGGTGGTCAGATTTGAGATCCGGGGACGTCGCAGTAATGAGATCAAAAGGATCGTAAATGAGATCGCAGATAACGGGTTCCGTAATGATAGGCACTTTCCTGAATACAATGGGTTAAGACATTTCGTGAACCAGTGAAGCGCCGCGCGATCTGGTATATATGAATGGAGGAAAAATGGCTTTTGCGCTATTGCTTCTGATAACCTCACTGACGGCAAGTGATGGAAAGTCAATCGCCGTGAAGTTCACCGAAAATCCACCGAAGATCGACGGTGTCATAGAAGATTTGTGGCAGCAAGCTGATTCTGCATACGAATTTGTACAATATACCCCCTATGAGAAGACCCCACCGACCGAGAGAACAGTAGTTTATGTTCTGCAGGATGAGGCTAACATATATTTCGCTTTCAGGTGTTATACGGGGAACCGGAAACCTGTATCAAGTCCCACTGGTGAAGAGGACGATATCACCGTGAAGATCGATCCCTTCGGGAGCAAGACGACCGGATACTACTTCTGGGTTTTCGCGAGCGACCAGATCTGGGATGGCTGGCTATTTGACGACGGCCGGTCCAATGATGATTCGTGGGAAGGAGTTTGGTTCCGGGGAATCAGGCTATACGAGGACCGTTACGAGGTGGAAATAAGAATCCCTTACAAATCGATAAGATACAAGAATGATCTCACTGAATGGGGAGTGCAATTCAAGCGCAGAATTCCGTTCACGGGCGAAGCGGATTTCTGGACCGAGGTTCTACAGGCCGAGGGCGATTTGATTTCTAAATGGGGTACTCTGACAGGTGTTAACCCCCGCGTGACCGGTTTTCATTTTGAACTCTATCCTGAAGGTTATCTACGCTACGATAAGAATTTCTTGAGCGATTCTACTCACCTCAAACCCAGTGTAAGTTTGAACCTGAAATGGGACTTGACTTCTCAAATGACGCTGAACGGGACGCTTTATCCTGATTTCGCACATATTGAATCCGATCCTTATACTCTTAATCTTGACCAGTATCCTGTTTACTTACAAGAACGCAGACCTTTCTTCCTTGAAGGAGCTGACATTTTCCGGATGTCTGATTTCGGTCCCGGAAAGGGTTTCTTCCAGCCCTTGAACATATTCTACTCACGCAGGATCGGCAAATCTATCGACGGTGACGCGGTGCCGATTATTGCCGGATTAAAACTCACCAACAAAACTGCGGACTGGAATGCAGGTGCTCTGATCGTCAGGACCGACGATTATGTACCCGATGATTCAGTCATTGAACCGGATAAATGGTTCGGCACGATCAGGGCGAAGCGGCGGGTTTTCAACAACTCAGACATTGGCATACTATTCAGCGG
This genomic stretch from candidate division WOR-3 bacterium harbors:
- a CDS encoding DNA-3-methyladenine glycosylase I, whose amino-acid sequence is GIIRNRLKVEATIENARRFLEVKKEFGSFDKYIWQFVGGRPVRNSCRKLSQLPAQTEISWAMSRDLKKRGFRFVGPTICYAFMQAVGMVNDHTTDCFRYKQV
- the lepB gene encoding signal peptidase I, translated to MGKKIRRYILSWLVVIAIVMVLRATFVEAMVIPSGSMEKTLLVGDAVLVNRFIYGVKIPVPFTNKQIPIIRGRDPKRGEIIAFASPFENKTVVKRCVAVAGDTVEVVNKALYVNGEYLRESYAQHSDRRVFRGVEVDNTIYQNEWEQGSLGDILGLQVRDNFGPVVVPEDCVFAMGDNRDTSFDSRFWGPLHTKYLKGLPLFVFFSFDPGQEGENLFDIIKIWQWKEIRLTRVGKVM
- a CDS encoding carbohydrate binding family 9 domain-containing protein; translated protein: MAFALLLLITSLTASDGKSIAVKFTENPPKIDGVIEDLWQQADSAYEFVQYTPYEKTPPTERTVVYVLQDEANIYFAFRCYTGNRKPVSSPTGEEDDITVKIDPFGSKTTGYYFWVFASDQIWDGWLFDDGRSNDDSWEGVWFRGIRLYEDRYEVEIRIPYKSIRYKNDLTEWGVQFKRRIPFTGEADFWTEVLQAEGDLISKWGTLTGVNPRVTGFHFELYPEGYLRYDKNFLSDSTHLKPSVSLNLKWDLTSQMTLNGTLYPDFAHIESDPYTLNLDQYPVYLQERRPFFLEGADIFRMSDFGPGKGFFQPLNIFYSRRIGKSIDGDAVPIIAGLKLTNKTADWNAGALIVRTDDYVPDDSVIEPDKWFGTIRAKRRVFNNSDIGILFSGSVTDREHYSYAAGLDGVYRSGRNQFIIQGAGSNRNGKVGWAFSSGYFGDVGIFRTMAAVEAVHDSFDVEDVGFVPWVGRQKLTLYTGPFMQYARGLVRTLHVAGGMKTVREAGHGDWSKLGVVIISPTFRNNISATLQLLAGPYYEANVDYIRKELLLSLSGNFLGYYLQINSSLGYMYNYCQDYVAYRSSTGFAYNFAINPLINPGISANMWIEWDTLNNVTSITPRLRPNITFFFNGDTRIEVFSEMVFNAPDGDFGNTDLCSNRFGFLFSWRFLPKSWLYVALNDYRAQDEYGSLEHQYQIGAIKAKYLLYF
- a CDS encoding MGMT family protein, with translation MDIGIDSLFYERVVKIIRSIPGGKIATYGQIADYAGNPRAAREVAYILHSSSDKEKLPWHRVINSKGSISLKRGRGYELQKKMLEDEGVVFDDEDHVDLLRFRWQP
- a CDS encoding arsenite methyltransferase: MKDNEVRKVVRKSYAKTAQRTSCCGPQPAQQSSCCSDAKSKSMGYDEQDLGSVPEGANLGLGCGNPVAIASLKPGDAVLDLGAGAGFDCFLAAKKVGPDGRVIGVDMTPEMIDKARENAEKGHFSNVEFRLGEIEHLPVADNTVDVIISNCVINLAPNKLEVMKEAYRVLKPGGRIAISDLALRGELPEKIKENMVAYVSCVAGAIHIDDYKSAVRSAGFKNVEFKINQAASCGEPQDDEAARNALKLTTDEFKTLSDVVVSVYIEARK
- a CDS encoding HgcAB-associated protein, whose protein sequence is MKQRQDKTRSDGSKNGEKCCRVESVISIDDRGQMILPKEIRENADIQAGNKFAVISWEKNGRVLCISLMRVEQLADSLRSVFIPLIEEFDGNTEEKGEKNEGQ